The following coding sequences lie in one Pseudomonas monsensis genomic window:
- the gabD gene encoding NADP-dependent succinate-semialdehyde dehydrogenase, which translates to MQLKDTLLFRQQAFIDGAWVDADNGQTIKVNNPATGEILGTVPKMGAAETRRAIEAADKALPAWRALTAKERAGKLRRWFELMIENQDDLARLMTLEQGKPLAEAKGEIVYAASFIEWFAEEAKRIYGDVIPGHQPDKRLIVIKQPIGVTAAITPWNFPAAMITRKAGPALAAGCTMVLKPASQTPFSAFALAELAQRAGIPKGVFSVVSGSAGDIGSELTSNPIVRKLSFTGSTEIGRQLMSECAKDIKKVSLELGGNAPFIVFDDADLDKAVEGAIISKYRNNGQTCVCANRLYIQDSVYDAFAEKLKVAVAKLKIGNGLEEGTTTGPLIDEKAVAKVQEHIADAVAKGATVLAGGKPMEGNFFEPTILTNVPKDAAVAKEETFGPLAPLFRFKDEAEVIAMSNDTEFGLASYFYARDLGRVFRVAEALEYGMVGVNTGLISNEVAPFGGIKASGLGREGSKYGIEDYLEIKYLCLGI; encoded by the coding sequence ATGCAGCTTAAAGACACCCTGTTGTTCCGCCAGCAAGCCTTCATTGATGGCGCTTGGGTCGATGCGGACAACGGTCAGACGATCAAGGTCAACAACCCGGCCACCGGCGAAATCCTCGGCACCGTGCCGAAGATGGGCGCAGCTGAAACCCGCCGCGCGATCGAAGCCGCCGACAAAGCGCTGCCGGCCTGGCGTGCACTGACCGCCAAGGAGCGCGCAGGCAAGCTGCGTCGCTGGTTCGAACTGATGATCGAGAACCAGGACGACCTCGCGCGCCTGATGACCCTCGAGCAGGGCAAGCCGCTGGCCGAAGCCAAGGGCGAAATCGTTTACGCCGCTTCGTTCATCGAGTGGTTCGCCGAAGAAGCCAAGCGCATCTATGGTGACGTGATTCCGGGCCACCAGCCGGACAAGCGCCTGATCGTGATCAAGCAACCGATCGGCGTCACCGCCGCCATCACCCCGTGGAACTTCCCGGCCGCGATGATCACCCGTAAGGCCGGCCCGGCACTGGCCGCCGGTTGCACCATGGTGCTCAAGCCGGCGTCGCAAACCCCGTTCTCCGCGTTCGCTCTGGCCGAACTGGCCCAGCGTGCCGGCATTCCAAAAGGCGTGTTCAGCGTGGTCTCCGGCAGCGCCGGCGATATCGGCAGCGAGCTGACCAGCAACCCGATCGTGCGCAAACTGTCCTTTACCGGCTCGACTGAAATCGGTCGTCAGCTGATGTCGGAATGCGCCAAGGACATCAAGAAAGTCTCGCTGGAACTGGGCGGTAACGCGCCGTTCATCGTGTTCGACGACGCGGACCTGGATAAGGCCGTCGAAGGCGCGATCATTTCCAAGTACCGCAACAACGGCCAGACCTGCGTCTGCGCCAACCGTCTGTACATTCAGGATTCGGTGTATGACGCGTTCGCCGAGAAGCTGAAAGTCGCAGTCGCCAAGCTGAAGATCGGCAACGGTCTGGAAGAAGGCACCACCACTGGCCCGCTGATCGACGAAAAAGCCGTGGCCAAGGTGCAAGAGCACATTGCTGACGCCGTAGCCAAAGGCGCCACCGTGCTGGCCGGTGGCAAGCCGATGGAAGGCAACTTCTTCGAGCCGACCATCCTGACCAACGTGCCGAAAGACGCTGCCGTGGCCAAGGAAGAAACCTTCGGCCCGTTGGCGCCGCTGTTCCGCTTCAAAGACGAAGCCGAAGTGATCGCGATGTCCAACGACACCGAGTTCGGTCTGGCTTCCTACTTTTACGCTCGCGACCTGGGCCGTGTATTCCGTGTGGCCGAAGCGCTGGAATACGGCATGGTCGGCGTCAACACCGGGCTGATCTCCAACGAAGTCGCGCCATTCGGCGGCATCAAGGCCTCGGGCCTGGGCCGTGAAGGCTCCAAGTACGGCATCGAAGATTACCTGGAAATCAAATACCTCTGCCTGGGCATCTAA
- a CDS encoding IS3 family transposase (programmed frameshift): MTKQRRSFSAEFKREAAGLVLDQGYSHIEASRSLGVVESALRRWVNQLQQERTGVTPQSKALTPEQQKIQELEARIARLEREKSILKKGYRALDVGRARAHTLIDQLSTQEPVDWLCAVFDVTRSCYYAHRLRRRSPDVERLRLRSRVNELFTQSRSAAGSRSIVSMMQEDDEQIGRFKVRGLMRELALVSKQPGSHAYKQATVERPDIPNILNREFDVPAPNQVWCGDSTYIWAQGKWHYLAVVMDLYARRVVGWALSNKPDADLVIKALDMAYEQRGKPQGLLFHSDQGSQYGSRQFRQRLWRYRMRQSMSRRGNCWDNAPMERVFRSLKTEWIPTVGYMTAQEANRDISHYLMHRYNWIRPHQFNNGLAPAQAEKKLNVVSGIS; the protein is encoded by the exons ATGACCAAACAACGTCGTTCCTTTTCCGCTGAATTCAAACGCGAGGCCGCAGGCCTCGTGCTCGATCAAGGCTATAGCCATATCGAAGCCAGCCGCTCGCTTGGTGTGGTTGAGTCCGCGTTGCGCCGCTGGGTTAATCAGCTTCAGCAGGAGCGCACCGGCGTTACTCCGCAGAGTAAAGCGCTGACGCCAGAGCAACAGAAAATCCAGGAATTGGAAGCTCGAATCGCTCGACTTGAGCGGGAGAAATCCATTTTAAAGA AAGGCTACCGCGCTCTTGATGTCGGAAGAGCACGAGCGCACACGCTGATTGATCAGTTAAGTACCCAAGAGCCGGTCGATTGGCTTTGCGCAGTCTTTGATGTCACTCGTTCGTGTTACTACGCCCACCGCCTCAGGCGCCGAAGTCCCGACGTTGAGCGGCTTCGGTTGCGCAGTCGGGTCAACGAACTGTTTACGCAAAGTCGAAGCGCTGCCGGTAGCCGCAGTATCGTGTCGATGATGCAGGAAGACGACGAGCAGATCGGGCGGTTCAAGGTGCGAGGCCTGATGCGGGAACTGGCGCTAGTCAGCAAACAACCTGGATCACATGCCTACAAACAAGCGACGGTCGAGCGGCCTGACATTCCGAATATCTTGAATCGAGAGTTTGATGTTCCGGCACCCAACCAGGTCTGGTGTGGCGACAGCACCTACATCTGGGCTCAAGGGAAATGGCATTACCTGGCTGTGGTGATGGATCTTTACGCGCGCCGAGTAGTGGGCTGGGCGCTGTCGAACAAGCCGGATGCGGATCTGGTCATCAAGGCGTTGGACATGGCTTACGAGCAGCGTGGCAAGCCTCAAGGGCTTTTGTTTCACTCGGATCAGGGCTCGCAATATGGCAGCCGCCAGTTTCGCCAACGGCTCTGGCGTTACCGCATGCGCCAGAGCATGAGCCGTCGTGGGAACTGTTGGGACAATGCGCCGATGGAGCGTGTGTTCCGCAGCTTGAAAACTGAATGGATACCGACCGTCGGCTACATGACAGCTCAAGAGGCGAATCGCGACATCAGCCATTACTTGATGCATAGGTACAACTGGATTAGACCGCATCAGTTCAACAATGGGCTGGCCCCGGCTCAGGCCGAGAAAAAACTTAACGTCGTGTCCGGGATTAGTTGA
- a CDS encoding GGDEF domain-containing protein, with amino-acid sequence MVNNNQKDSSFPQWPEAAQTLMALMHAQGEVARLSEREQLFSSLLVSVNAVLWAFNWETRQVLYVSPAYERIFGRSAGLLLADYNQWRDSIYPDDLEYAERSLAEVLHKGAVEDREYRIIAADGSVRWLSDKCFINRQDEPGQPVIIVGIAEDITDKKQMETELQRLATTDVLTQSSNRRHFFECANREFSAARLQGSQMGFLLLDIDDFKVINDTYGHPEGDNVLQRIAECGRGSLRRGDLFGRIGGEEFAAVFPGCAPDMAMQVAQRLQQEIQRLSFSHDGQSFGITVSQGLTSLMENDDSLDSLFARADAAMYEAKRQGKNRIISA; translated from the coding sequence ATGGTCAACAACAACCAAAAAGACTCATCCTTCCCGCAATGGCCCGAGGCCGCGCAAACCCTGATGGCGTTGATGCACGCCCAAGGCGAAGTCGCCCGGCTGAGCGAGCGCGAACAGCTGTTCAGCTCGCTGCTGGTAAGCGTCAACGCCGTACTCTGGGCCTTCAACTGGGAAACCCGTCAGGTGCTGTACGTCAGTCCCGCCTATGAACGGATTTTCGGCCGCTCGGCCGGTTTGCTGCTGGCCGACTACAACCAGTGGCGCGACAGCATCTATCCCGACGATCTGGAATACGCCGAACGCAGCCTCGCCGAAGTCCTGCACAAAGGCGCCGTGGAAGATCGCGAGTACCGGATCATCGCGGCCGACGGCTCGGTGCGCTGGCTCAGCGACAAATGCTTTATCAACCGTCAGGACGAACCCGGGCAACCGGTGATCATCGTCGGCATCGCCGAGGACATCACCGACAAGAAGCAGATGGAAACCGAGCTGCAACGCCTGGCCACCACCGACGTGCTGACCCAAAGCAGCAACCGCCGCCATTTCTTCGAATGCGCCAACCGCGAATTCAGCGCGGCACGCCTGCAAGGCTCGCAGATGGGGTTTCTGTTGCTGGATATAGATGACTTCAAAGTGATCAACGATACCTACGGCCACCCTGAAGGCGACAACGTATTGCAACGCATTGCCGAGTGCGGGCGAGGGTCGTTACGTCGGGGGGATCTGTTCGGACGGATTGGTGGAGAAGAGTTTGCGGCAGTATTTCCGGGCTGTGCGCCGGACATGGCCATGCAAGTGGCCCAGCGCCTGCAACAGGAAATTCAGCGTTTGAGCTTCAGCCATGACGGTCAGAGCTTCGGCATCACCGTCAGTCAGGGCCTGACCAGTCTCATGGAGAACGACGACAGCCTCGACAGCCTCTTCGCCCGGGCGGATGCGGCGATGTACGAAGCCAAGCGCCAGGGCAAGAACCGCATCATCTCTGCATAG
- the gabT gene encoding 4-aminobutyrate--2-oxoglutarate transaminase: protein MSKTNAELMARRTAAVPRGVGQIHPIFAESAKNATVTDVEGREFIDFAGGIAVLNTGHVHPKIIAAVTEQLNKLTHTCFQVLAYEPYVELCEKINAKVPGDFAKKTLLVTTGSEAVENAVKIARAATGRAGVIAFTGAYHGRTMMTLGLTGKVVPYSAGMGLMPGGIFRALYPNELHGVSVDDSIASIERIFKNDAEPKDIAAIIIEPVQGEGGFYVAPKEFMKRLRALCDQHGILLIADEVQTGAGRTGTFFAMEQMGVAADLTTFAKSIAGGFPLAGVCGKAEYMDAIAPGGLGGTYAGSPIACAAALAVMEVFEEEHLLDRCKAVGERLVTGLKAIQAKYPVIGEVRALGAMIAVELFENGDSHKPNPTAVAAVVAKARDKGLILLSCGTYGNVLRVLVPLTSPDEQLDKGLAIIEECFSEL, encoded by the coding sequence ATGAGCAAGACTAACGCTGAACTGATGGCCCGCCGTACCGCAGCTGTTCCACGTGGTGTTGGCCAGATTCACCCGATCTTCGCTGAGTCGGCGAAGAACGCGACCGTGACTGACGTTGAAGGTCGTGAGTTCATCGACTTCGCCGGCGGTATCGCTGTACTGAACACTGGCCACGTGCACCCGAAAATCATCGCTGCGGTGACCGAACAACTGAACAAGCTGACTCACACCTGCTTCCAGGTACTGGCCTACGAGCCGTACGTTGAGCTGTGCGAAAAGATCAACGCCAAGGTGCCAGGTGATTTCGCCAAGAAAACCCTGCTGGTGACCACCGGTTCCGAAGCGGTGGAAAACGCCGTGAAAATCGCCCGCGCCGCCACTGGCCGTGCCGGCGTGATCGCCTTCACCGGTGCCTACCACGGTCGCACCATGATGACCCTGGGCCTGACCGGTAAAGTCGTGCCTTACTCGGCCGGCATGGGCCTGATGCCAGGCGGCATCTTCCGTGCGCTGTACCCGAACGAACTGCACGGCGTGAGCGTCGACGACTCGATCGCTTCCATCGAACGCATCTTCAAGAACGACGCCGAGCCGAAAGACATCGCCGCGATCATCATCGAGCCTGTGCAGGGTGAAGGTGGTTTCTACGTCGCGCCGAAAGAATTCATGAAGCGTCTGCGCGCTTTGTGCGACCAGCACGGCATCCTGCTGATCGCTGACGAAGTACAGACGGGCGCTGGCCGTACCGGCACTTTCTTCGCCATGGAACAGATGGGCGTTGCGGCCGACCTGACCACTTTCGCCAAATCCATCGCCGGCGGTTTCCCGCTGGCCGGTGTCTGCGGCAAGGCCGAATACATGGACGCCATCGCCCCAGGCGGCCTGGGCGGCACCTACGCCGGTAGCCCGATTGCTTGCGCCGCGGCCCTGGCCGTGATGGAAGTGTTCGAAGAAGAGCACCTGCTGGACCGCTGCAAGGCAGTCGGTGAACGTCTGGTTACCGGCCTGAAGGCCATCCAGGCCAAATACCCGGTGATCGGCGAAGTGCGTGCCCTGGGCGCGATGATCGCGGTCGAGCTGTTCGAAAACGGCGACAGCCACAAGCCAAACCCGACGGCTGTTGCGGCTGTCGTGGCCAAGGCGCGTGACAAGGGCCTGATCCTGCTGTCCTGCGGCACCTACGGCAACGTTCTGCGCGTCCTGGTACCGCTGACTTCGCCGGACGAGCAACTGGACAAAGGTCTGGCGATCATCGAAGAGTGCTTCTCGGAGCTGTAA
- the desA gene encoding delta-9 fatty acid desaturase DesA: MWYEGFLGLSAWSLVAVTLLMTHVTIVAVTVYLHRYSAHRSLELHAGLKHFFRFWLWLTTAQNTREWTAIHRKHHAKCETEDDPHSPVVKGLSTVLRKGAELYRAEAENPETLRIYGKNCPEDWIERNLYSRYPMLGVAIMGVIDLLLFGTIGITIWAIQMMWIPVWAAGVVNGLGHAIGYRNFECRDAATNLVPWGILIGGEELHNNHHTYPNSAKLSVKKWEFDLGWAWIKVFCFLRLAKVQRVAPIAHRVEGKGNLDMDTAMAILNNRFQIMAQYRKLVIGPLVKQELAKVDHSVRHQFHRAKRLLSRETSLLEERHHLRIQNMLEHSQALKVIYEKRLALQQIWVKTSANGHDMLAAIKDWIHEAEASGIQSLREFADQLKTYSLRPAAV; encoded by the coding sequence ATGTGGTACGAAGGTTTTCTTGGCTTGTCGGCCTGGTCACTGGTCGCAGTTACCCTGCTGATGACCCACGTGACGATTGTTGCCGTCACGGTCTATCTGCACCGATATTCGGCCCATCGCTCGCTTGAGCTGCATGCCGGCCTGAAACACTTTTTCCGCTTCTGGCTGTGGCTGACCACGGCGCAGAACACCCGCGAGTGGACGGCCATCCACCGTAAACACCACGCCAAATGCGAAACCGAAGACGACCCGCACAGTCCGGTCGTCAAGGGGCTGTCCACCGTACTGCGCAAAGGCGCCGAACTGTATCGCGCCGAAGCCGAGAATCCGGAGACCCTGCGCATCTACGGCAAGAACTGCCCCGAAGACTGGATCGAACGCAACCTCTACAGCCGCTACCCGATGTTGGGCGTGGCGATCATGGGCGTCATCGACCTGCTGCTGTTCGGCACCATCGGCATCACCATCTGGGCGATCCAGATGATGTGGATCCCGGTATGGGCCGCCGGTGTGGTCAATGGCCTGGGCCATGCCATCGGCTACCGCAACTTCGAATGCCGTGACGCGGCGACCAATCTGGTGCCGTGGGGCATCCTGATCGGCGGCGAAGAGCTGCACAATAACCATCACACCTACCCTAACTCGGCCAAGCTGTCGGTGAAGAAGTGGGAGTTCGACCTCGGCTGGGCGTGGATCAAGGTCTTCTGCTTCCTGCGTCTGGCCAAGGTCCAGCGTGTGGCACCGATCGCCCACCGTGTCGAAGGCAAGGGCAATCTGGACATGGACACCGCCATGGCGATCCTCAACAACCGCTTCCAGATCATGGCCCAGTACCGCAAGTTGGTGATCGGTCCGCTGGTCAAGCAGGAGCTGGCCAAGGTCGATCATTCGGTACGCCACCAGTTCCACCGCGCCAAACGCTTGCTGTCGCGGGAAACCAGTCTGCTGGAAGAGCGTCATCACTTGCGCATCCAGAACATGCTCGAGCACAGCCAGGCGCTGAAGGTAATTTACGAAAAACGTCTGGCCCTGCAGCAGATCTGGGTCAAGACCAGCGCAAATGGCCACGACATGCTCGCCGCCATCAAGGACTGGATTCACGAGGCCGAGGCCAGCGGCATTCAGTCCCTGCGCGAATTTGCCGACCAGTTGAAAACCTACTCGTTGCGCCCTGCAGCGGTCTGA
- a CDS encoding response regulator: MTAVDLPAVPRVLIAEADPWSRDLLKQVLLNVRCDARLDLCADGQQAISLLSEVPYDLAIVDWELPGVDGLNVLRSVRQRKRNPPLPFILMSSRNDSASVREALPLAPTAYLTKPLNMESLTERLQGLLLNAGEEVFCEVPVLAPGMTLSVFLERRREQADGAPLMTDVQVAVKRSLNPNGLDLKLLEEEIKTDPQITAVLIAAANSAAQHYGAPVQTLAQALHRLGTGQSMNLILGLALKRSARLSDPCLADYAERYWGLSLHTAEYARTLARLLDLDQERCYCAGMLHRLGDLALLRCLQEWKQAGGELDEWTEVGDALEAFGAAYGSALRTRWRLPLELRELIASAYQLGGGVYSREALVMNMAAQMARLTEHEGVEELAKSRTARLLKIGLPELMRMRK, from the coding sequence ATGACTGCCGTTGATTTACCCGCCGTACCCCGAGTGCTGATTGCCGAGGCCGATCCGTGGTCCCGGGACCTGCTTAAACAAGTGCTGCTCAACGTCCGTTGTGATGCACGGCTGGACCTGTGTGCCGACGGCCAGCAAGCCATTTCATTGCTCAGCGAGGTGCCGTACGACCTGGCGATCGTCGATTGGGAGTTGCCCGGTGTCGACGGTTTGAACGTGTTGCGCAGCGTGCGCCAGCGCAAACGCAATCCGCCGTTGCCGTTCATTCTGATGAGCAGCCGCAACGACAGCGCCAGTGTGCGCGAAGCGTTACCGCTGGCCCCCACGGCCTACCTGACCAAACCCCTGAACATGGAAAGCCTGACCGAGCGTCTGCAGGGCTTGCTGCTCAATGCCGGGGAAGAAGTGTTCTGTGAAGTGCCCGTCCTGGCGCCGGGCATGACCTTGTCGGTGTTCCTCGAGCGCCGCCGCGAGCAGGCCGATGGCGCGCCATTGATGACGGATGTGCAGGTGGCAGTCAAACGCAGCCTGAACCCGAACGGCCTCGATCTGAAGTTGCTGGAAGAAGAGATCAAAACCGATCCGCAGATCACCGCGGTGTTGATTGCGGCGGCCAACAGCGCGGCGCAGCACTATGGCGCGCCCGTGCAGACCCTGGCGCAAGCGCTGCATCGGCTGGGTACCGGGCAGAGCATGAACCTGATTCTCGGCCTGGCGCTCAAGCGCAGCGCCAGACTCAGTGATCCGTGTCTGGCCGATTACGCCGAGCGTTATTGGGGGCTGTCGCTGCACACGGCTGAATACGCTCGCACACTGGCGCGCCTGCTCGACCTGGATCAGGAGCGCTGCTATTGCGCAGGCATGTTGCATCGCCTCGGCGATCTGGCGTTGTTGCGTTGTTTGCAGGAGTGGAAGCAGGCCGGCGGCGAACTGGATGAGTGGACGGAGGTGGGCGACGCGCTTGAGGCGTTTGGCGCGGCTTACGGTTCGGCGTTGCGCACCCGCTGGCGCTTGCCGCTGGAGCTGCGTGAGTTGATTGCGTCGGCCTACCAGCTCGGTGGCGGGGTTTACTCCCGTGAGGCGCTGGTGATGAACATGGCCGCGCAGATGGCCCGCCTGACCGAGCATGAGGGCGTCGAGGAACTGGCCAAGAGTCGTACGGCGCGGTTGCTGAAGATCGGGCTGCCGGAGTTGATGCGGATGCGTAAATAA
- a CDS encoding integrase: MVEMATIRNRGEYQWEAQIRRKGYPAQRKTFETKADAQAWARMIESEIDRGIFVSRVEAERTAFHQLIDRYISEIAPKHKGAYSEIKRLEALKRHPLATRIVATLTSSDFARYRDERLKIRKGNTVKRELALFQCVIEVARREWGIHLAENPVRMVSRPSYNDERSRRLDPIEEQYILSALELRERRADGTYADASHNPWIRSIVQLAIETAMRRGELFELRWKHVNLDRKTAHLPATKNGLPRTVPLSPRAIQLLKDLPRSRCGRVFVVVN; encoded by the coding sequence ATGGTCGAAATGGCAACAATCAGGAATCGCGGCGAGTATCAGTGGGAAGCGCAAATCCGTCGCAAGGGCTATCCAGCCCAACGAAAAACCTTCGAAACCAAAGCCGATGCGCAAGCCTGGGCGCGCATGATTGAAAGCGAAATCGACCGAGGCATTTTTGTCTCTCGCGTCGAGGCTGAACGCACCGCCTTTCATCAACTCATTGATCGCTACATCTCCGAGATCGCTCCGAAGCACAAAGGCGCCTATTCGGAAATCAAACGCCTGGAAGCGCTTAAGCGCCATCCACTGGCAACACGTATCGTCGCCACCCTCACCTCCTCCGACTTCGCCCGCTACCGTGACGAGCGCCTGAAGATCCGCAAGGGCAATACAGTCAAGCGTGAGCTGGCATTGTTTCAATGCGTGATTGAGGTTGCTCGCCGCGAATGGGGAATTCATCTTGCCGAGAATCCGGTGCGGATGGTCAGCCGCCCTAGCTATAACGACGAACGCTCACGACGCCTGGACCCGATTGAAGAACAATACATCCTCAGCGCCTTGGAGCTTCGGGAGCGCCGTGCCGATGGAACCTATGCGGACGCCTCGCACAACCCTTGGATACGGTCCATAGTGCAACTCGCAATTGAGACAGCCATGCGCCGTGGTGAGCTATTCGAGTTGCGCTGGAAGCATGTGAATTTGGATCGCAAAACCGCTCATCTTCCAGCGACCAAGAACGGGCTACCAAGAACCGTCCCACTCTCCCCGCGAGCTATTCAGCTGCTAAAGGATTTGCCACGCTCACGTTGCGGCAGAGTCTTTGTAGTGGTCAACTAA
- the hsdR gene encoding EcoAI/FtnUII family type I restriction enzme subunit R has protein sequence MDSKEKKELSEADIKAKFITPALSKAGWDEMTQIRREVTLTPGPVVVRGNLSSRNKKKKKFADYVLQKEKGVPVAVVEAKDNTFTVSHGLQQALGYADILEVPCAFSSNGDGFASHNKSAAPGEDIEIEFALEGFPSPDELWARYKLFRGIEDEQEALVTEPYHDDGSNKEPRYYQAEAINRVVEKVAQGKKRLLLVMATGTGKTYTTFQIIYRLWKAKKARHILFLVDRNILADQTLVNDFKPFGPVMTKIKSRKIDPSYQVYLGLYQALTGPYEEDKIFKTVSRDFFDLIVIDECHRGSANEDSAWKEILEYFDGAIQLGLTATPKETKYASNITYFGEPIYTYSLKQGIQDGFLAPYKVVRIDIDKDIRGWTPPPGMKDDLGNEIEQREYNQVDMDRILVLNKRTKLVAERVMKLMLATDPYQKTIIFCEDIDHAERMRKAIVNAAGPLAKKNSKYVMRITGDSVEGKAELDNFIDPESKYPVIVTTSELLTTGVDAKTCKLIVLDKTVNSMTTFKQIVGRGTRIEESKNKYFFTIMDFKRATELFKDPDFDGEPVVIYEPDDGDDPVPPDPMPDEEDEGDDGEEDEGVRKFHVSGVEVRILNERVEFLGEDGQMVTESYRDYSRKNIRKEFTSLDDFLQKWSGAKKKAAIIEALAEYGIELPKLAQEVGNDYGDFDLICHIAFDQPPLTRRERASNVKKRNYFIEYGEQARAVLEALLDKYADEGVASIENNNVLKLDPFKRIGTPMEIINGVFGGKANYEQAVQALENELFKQAN, from the coding sequence ATGGATAGCAAAGAAAAGAAAGAGCTCAGCGAAGCGGACATCAAAGCCAAGTTCATTACCCCAGCCCTTTCCAAGGCCGGCTGGGATGAAATGACGCAGATCCGTCGAGAAGTCACCCTCACACCTGGCCCGGTGGTGGTGCGTGGCAACTTGTCCTCTCGCAACAAGAAGAAGAAGAAGTTTGCGGATTACGTCCTACAGAAGGAGAAGGGCGTACCGGTGGCGGTGGTGGAGGCCAAAGACAATACCTTCACTGTCAGCCATGGACTTCAGCAGGCGTTGGGTTATGCCGATATCCTAGAGGTGCCCTGCGCTTTCAGTTCCAATGGAGACGGCTTTGCCAGCCACAACAAGTCCGCGGCTCCAGGCGAAGACATAGAAATCGAATTTGCGCTGGAAGGCTTCCCCTCACCGGACGAGCTTTGGGCGCGCTACAAGCTCTTTCGCGGAATTGAAGACGAACAGGAAGCACTGGTCACCGAGCCCTATCACGACGATGGCTCCAACAAGGAGCCGCGTTACTACCAGGCCGAAGCCATCAACCGTGTTGTGGAAAAGGTAGCGCAGGGTAAAAAACGCCTCTTGCTCGTCATGGCCACCGGCACCGGCAAGACTTACACCACTTTCCAAATCATCTACCGGCTATGGAAGGCCAAGAAAGCACGGCACATCCTGTTTCTGGTGGACCGCAATATTCTCGCCGACCAGACCCTGGTCAACGACTTCAAGCCCTTTGGCCCGGTGATGACCAAGATCAAGAGCCGCAAGATAGACCCCTCCTACCAAGTATATCTGGGGCTGTATCAGGCGCTCACCGGCCCGTATGAGGAAGACAAGATCTTCAAAACCGTCTCGCGGGATTTCTTCGATCTCATCGTGATTGACGAGTGCCACCGCGGCAGCGCCAACGAGGATTCCGCGTGGAAGGAGATCCTTGAGTACTTTGACGGCGCGATCCAGCTCGGTCTGACCGCCACACCGAAGGAAACCAAATACGCTTCCAACATCACCTATTTTGGAGAGCCGATCTACACCTACTCGCTGAAGCAGGGTATCCAGGACGGTTTTCTCGCCCCCTACAAGGTGGTGCGCATCGACATCGACAAGGACATCCGCGGCTGGACACCACCGCCCGGTATGAAGGATGACCTCGGCAATGAGATCGAGCAGCGCGAATACAACCAGGTCGACATGGACCGCATACTGGTGCTGAACAAGCGCACCAAGCTAGTGGCCGAGCGGGTGATGAAGCTTATGCTCGCCACGGATCCTTACCAGAAAACCATTATCTTCTGTGAAGACATCGACCACGCCGAGCGCATGCGCAAGGCCATTGTCAATGCCGCTGGGCCGCTGGCCAAGAAAAACAGCAAGTACGTGATGCGCATCACCGGTGACAGCGTAGAGGGCAAGGCCGAGCTGGATAATTTCATAGATCCGGAAAGCAAATACCCGGTGATTGTCACTACCTCGGAACTGCTCACCACCGGGGTGGATGCCAAGACCTGCAAGCTCATCGTACTGGACAAAACCGTGAACTCCATGACCACTTTCAAGCAGATCGTCGGTCGTGGCACCCGCATCGAGGAGTCAAAGAACAAGTATTTCTTCACCATCATGGATTTTAAGCGCGCCACTGAACTGTTCAAAGACCCAGACTTTGATGGCGAGCCCGTGGTGATCTACGAACCGGATGATGGTGATGACCCGGTACCGCCGGATCCGATGCCGGATGAAGAGGACGAAGGCGATGACGGCGAGGAGGACGAGGGTGTCAGGAAATTCCATGTAAGCGGCGTAGAGGTCCGTATCCTCAACGAGCGGGTGGAATTCCTAGGCGAAGACGGCCAGATGGTCACCGAAAGCTACCGCGACTACAGCCGTAAGAATATTCGCAAGGAGTTCACCTCGCTGGATGATTTTCTGCAGAAGTGGAGCGGTGCCAAAAAGAAGGCGGCAATTATCGAGGCGCTGGCCGAATACGGCATTGAGCTGCCAAAGCTGGCGCAGGAAGTGGGCAATGATTACGGCGATTTCGACCTGATCTGCCACATTGCCTTCGACCAGCCGCCGCTAACCCGCCGTGAACGCGCCAGCAACGTGAAAAAGCGCAACTACTTCATCGAGTATGGTGAGCAAGCCCGCGCCGTACTGGAGGCTCTATTGGACAAATATGCCGACGAAGGCGTCGCCAGCATTGAAAACAATAATGTGCTCAAGCTCGACCCCTTCAAGCGGATCGGCACTCCGATGGAAATCATCAACGGTGTGTTCGGCGGCAAAGCTAATTACGAACAAGCAGTTCAGGCGCTGGAAAACGAGCTTTTCAAACAAGCCAACTGA